From the genome of Pieris rapae chromosome 5, ilPieRapa1.1, whole genome shotgun sequence, one region includes:
- the LOC110996392 gene encoding oxysterol-binding protein-related protein 3 isoform X4, whose amino-acid sequence MKDPLSLLNALRWLVRNCNNKMSNQTGLKHVATEPTRLESKRERRRGAAGRASALRRAPSDSDCSGETASLSADSGDRSVRPLPPPPRTGKSRGNSRRRRGSEWEILEGLKDGQRFDKRPEVFNGYLHKKRKWPLKGWHKRFFVVDGGILVYARSPSDVARGRLHGSVDVGLSVISAKARRRRIDIDADEFIYHLRAKTPEVFRTWLNVLKTHRLYRQHLLTFGARESVPKIHAPVDDLPPTDTSSRLVSPTSGPLRGPQAGFVSGTPGGRLASWIIESGAPLDTVTRELGQAQLSVQQLQRLLDALELQQQTHHDTDVSMDGASPNVKKDRRKFGLRKKKSNSKCATVEPPHIDPSSSHMALSTLTAPPSPGGGASSVPNSAASLPIACAATRPQSLPGAEVLNAAPASFTSLTPDHQLREDFTVLAKDLVTNLKSIVATLVCERSRLRAAMESAESTPAPSGVVAALRTNLSTALQQNSELRSRLSRIYDASDLAEISSMGANSDHNQYKHSLSYSSSCVSASEFFDAEEYDNGEVKENNLINADETGVIELDGDSSSEAGSLSSEEGSASSDNSDAAMVATEQIGPTENGGEQWSRRRVLPAPRPTPGGPSLWNLLYKNIGKDLSQISMPVTINEPLNMLQRLCEELEYSELLDSASTCEDPVNRMALVAAFAVSSYAASAHRAASKPFNPLLGETYECVREDKGFKFLAEQVSHHPPISACHAVSSRWVFWQEARIKTKFWGKSMEFQPAGRVHLVLLPTGDHYTWNKVTTCVHNLFGGQRWVDQYGDMLITCQGSDISCKLHFVKASSWSSSRHEVRGAVYSKQTSHLRLHGRWSEALYAGEPPAARCLWRPGAMPPDYELYYGFTRFAMELNEMEPGLKDILPHTDTRFRPDQRALEEGDVDAAEQFKHELEQSQRERRRDRPDHTPAWFRKSTEGGEETWVYGGEYWRAQADGYMQLHTPRLW is encoded by the exons atgaaAGACCCTTTGTCTCTTCTGAATG CGTTAAGATGGTTGGTGCGCAACTGTAACAACAAAATGTCAAATCAGACTGGGCTCAAGCATGTCGCCACAGAGCCGACGAGACTTGAGAGCAAAC GCGAACGACGTCGTGGCGCGGCAGGTCGGGCATCCGCGTTACGTAGGGCTCCGTCAGACTCCGATTGTTCCGGAGAGACAGCTTCCCTATCTGCGGATAGCGGGGATAGGTCTGTCAGGCCTTTGCCACCTCCACCAAGGACTGGCAAGTCTAGAGG caattctAGGCGTCGCCGAGGCAGCGAATGGGAGATATTGGAGGGACTAAAGGATGGACAGAGGTTTGACAAGAGACCGGAAGTGTTCAACGGGTACTTGCATAAGAAGCGGAAGTGGCCGCTCAAGGGTTGGCACAag AGATTCTTCGTAGTAGACGGTGGTATTCTAGTCTATGCTCGATCTCCTTCGGACGTGGCGCGAGGAAGACTCCATGGGTCTGTGGATGTCGGTCTGTCTGTGATTTCGGCTAAAGCTCGGCGCCGGCGCATCGATATAGATGCAGATGAATTCATATACCATTTAAGGGCGAAGACACCTGAAGTTTTCAGGACATGGTTGAATGTTTTGAAGACGCATCG aTTATACAGGCAGCACTTATTGACTTTCGGTGCGCGTGAGTCGGTACCAAAGATACATGCGCCAGTAGATGATCTACCTCCCACAGATACTTCCTCAC GGCTGGTAAGTCCCACATCTGGGCCCTTGCGTGGGCCACAAGCCGGCTTCGTTTCGGGCACCCCTGGCGGCAGGCTGGCCAGTTGGATCATAG AATCGGGCGCTCCCTTGGATACAGTGACACGCGAGTTGGGTCAGGCTCAGCTCTCAGTGCAACAGTTGCAGCGGCTTTTGGATGCACTGGAGCTACAACAACAGACCCATCATGATACTGAC GTATCAATGGATGGCGCGTCTCCAAACGTGAAAAAAGACAGACGTAAATTTGGCTTACGAAAGAAGAAATCAAACAGCAAATGTGCTACCGTTGAACCACCTCATATCGACCCAAGCAGTTCTCATATG gCCCTTTCTACGTTAACAGCGCCCCCCTCTCCCGGTGGGGGGGCATCTTCCGTCCCCAACTCAGCCGCGTCGCTGCCTATTG cGTGTGCAGCCACAAGGCCCCAATCGCTGCCAGGGGCTGAGGTTCTGAATGCAGCCCCTGCTAGTTTCACAAGCCTCACTCCGGACCATCAGCTGAGAGAAGACTTTACGGTACTCGCTAAGGATCTGGTCACCAATCTGAAGAGCATCGTTGCCACGCTG GTCTGCGAACGTAGTCGTCTCCGAGCAGCCATGGAGTCAGCAGAAAGCACACCAGCGCCAAGTGGCGTGGTGGCTGCACTCAGAACTAATCTGTCCACGGCATTACAGCAGAATTCTG AATTACGTTCGCGTCTCTCGCGCATTTACGACGCTTCGGACCTGGCTGAAATATCGTCAATGGGTGCGAATTCTGATCAT AACCAATACAAACACTCGCTAAGCTACAGTTCCTCTTGTGTTTCTGCATCGGAATTCTTTGACGCCGAAGAGTACGACAACGGAGAGGTCAAGGAGAATAATCTTATAAACGCTGATGAG acTGGTGTTATTGAACTGGACGGCGATTCCTCATCAGAGGCGGGTTCACTAAGCAGTGAAGAAGGATCAGCCAGTTCCGATAATAGTGATGCCGcaa tGGTGGCAACAGAACAAATAGGTCCCACAGAGAATGGCGGGGAACAATGGAGCAGAAGACGAGTTCTTCCAGCACCACGACCTACTCCAGGAGGTCCATCCCTCTGGAACCtgttatataagaatattggAAAAGATCTCAGTCAGATATCCATGCCGGTTACTATTAACGAACCGTTAAATATGCTGCAG CGTCTCTGCGAAGAGCTAGAGTACTCGGAACTGCTCGATTCAGCGTCAACATGTGAGGACCCCGTAAATCGAATGGCTTTGGTGGCCGCGTTCGCTGTTAGTTCGTACGCTGCCAGCGCTCACAGGGCAGCGAGCAAGCCTTTTAATCCCCTCCTGGGGGAGACCTACGAATGCGTGCGAGAGGATAAGGGATTCAAGTTTTTGGCTGAACAG GTGTCCCACCATCCGCCTATATCTGCATGTCACGCTGTATCCAGTCGCTGGGTATTCTGGCAAGAGGCGCggataaaaaccaaattttgGGGCAAGTCCATGGAGTTCCAGCCGGCAGGTCGAGTACACCTCGTACTTCTGCCGACTGGAGATCACTACACATGGAATAAG GTAACAACCTGTGTCCACAATCTCTTCGGCGGTCAGCGTTGGGTGGATCAGTATGGAGACATGCTTATCACTTGTCAGGGGTCAGATATTAGCTGCAAACTACATTTTGTTAAG GCAAGTTCGTGGTCAAGTTCGCGTCACGAAGTACGCGGTGCGGTTTACTCGAAGCAAACTTCGCATCTAAGATTGCACGGCCGATGGTCGGAAGCGTTGTATGCTGGGGAACCACCTGCAGCCAGATGTCTGTGGAGACCTG GTGCGATGCCGCCAGACTATGAGTTATACTACGGGTTCACACGGTTCGCGATGGAACTTAACGAAATGGAACCCGGATTGAAAGATATACTGCCTCATACAGATACTAGGTTTAG GCCAGATCAGCGTGCCTTAGAAGAAGGCGACGTGGACGCCGCAGAACAATTCAAGCACGAGTTGGAGCAATCGCAACGGGAGAGACGAAGAGACAGACCTGATCACACGCCTGCCTGGTTCcg CAAATCCACAGAGGGCGGTGAAGAGACGTGGGTGTACGGTGGGGAGTATTGGCGAGCGCAGGCCGACGGCTACATGCAACTGCATACGCCGCGGTTGTGGTGA
- the LOC110996392 gene encoding oxysterol-binding protein-related protein 6 isoform X5: protein MKDPLSLLNALRWLVRNCNNKMSNQTGLKHVATEPTRLESKRERRRGAAGRASALRRAPSDSDCSGETASLSADSGDRSVRPLPPPPRTGKSRGNSRRRRGSEWEILEGLKDGQRFDKRPEVFNGYLHKKRKWPLKGWHKRFFVVDGGILVYARSPSDVARGRLHGSVDVGLSVISAKARRRRIDIDADEFIYHLRAKTPEVFRTWLNVLKTHRLYRQHLLTFGARESVPKIHAPVDDLPPTDTSSQSGAPLDTVTRELGQAQLSVQQLQRLLDALELQQQTHHDTDVSMDGASPNVKKDRRKFGLRKKKSNSKCATVEPPHIDPSSSHMALSTLTAPPSPGGGASSVPNSAASLPIAFLSTFLASTLVPCAATRPQSLPGAEVLNAAPASFTSLTPDHQLREDFTVLAKDLVTNLKSIVATLVCERSRLRAAMESAESTPAPSGVVAALRTNLSTALQQNSVLRTELRSRLSRIYDASDLAEISSMGANSDHNQYKHSLSYSSSCVSASEFFDAEEYDNGEVKENNLINADETGVIELDGDSSSEAGSLSSEEGSASSDNSDAAMVATEQIGPTENGGEQWSRRRVLPAPRPTPGGPSLWNLLYKNIGKDLSQISMPVTINEPLNMLQRLCEELEYSELLDSASTCEDPVNRMALVAAFAVSSYAASAHRAASKPFNPLLGETYECVREDKGFKFLAEQVSHHPPISACHAVSSRWVFWQEARIKTKFWGKSMEFQPAGRVHLVLLPTGDHYTWNKVTTCVHNLFGGQRWVDQYGDMLITCQGSDISCKLHFVKASSWSSSRHEVRGAVYSKQTSHLRLHGRWSEALYAGEPPAARCLWRPGAMPPDYELYYGFTRFAMELNEMEPGLKDILPHTDTRFRPDQRALEEGDVDAAEQFKHELEQSQRERRRDRPDHTPAWFRKSTEGGEETWVYGGEYWRAQADGYMQLHTPRLW, encoded by the exons atgaaAGACCCTTTGTCTCTTCTGAATG CGTTAAGATGGTTGGTGCGCAACTGTAACAACAAAATGTCAAATCAGACTGGGCTCAAGCATGTCGCCACAGAGCCGACGAGACTTGAGAGCAAAC GCGAACGACGTCGTGGCGCGGCAGGTCGGGCATCCGCGTTACGTAGGGCTCCGTCAGACTCCGATTGTTCCGGAGAGACAGCTTCCCTATCTGCGGATAGCGGGGATAGGTCTGTCAGGCCTTTGCCACCTCCACCAAGGACTGGCAAGTCTAGAGG caattctAGGCGTCGCCGAGGCAGCGAATGGGAGATATTGGAGGGACTAAAGGATGGACAGAGGTTTGACAAGAGACCGGAAGTGTTCAACGGGTACTTGCATAAGAAGCGGAAGTGGCCGCTCAAGGGTTGGCACAag AGATTCTTCGTAGTAGACGGTGGTATTCTAGTCTATGCTCGATCTCCTTCGGACGTGGCGCGAGGAAGACTCCATGGGTCTGTGGATGTCGGTCTGTCTGTGATTTCGGCTAAAGCTCGGCGCCGGCGCATCGATATAGATGCAGATGAATTCATATACCATTTAAGGGCGAAGACACCTGAAGTTTTCAGGACATGGTTGAATGTTTTGAAGACGCATCG aTTATACAGGCAGCACTTATTGACTTTCGGTGCGCGTGAGTCGGTACCAAAGATACATGCGCCAGTAGATGATCTACCTCCCACAGATACTTCCTCAC AATCGGGCGCTCCCTTGGATACAGTGACACGCGAGTTGGGTCAGGCTCAGCTCTCAGTGCAACAGTTGCAGCGGCTTTTGGATGCACTGGAGCTACAACAACAGACCCATCATGATACTGAC GTATCAATGGATGGCGCGTCTCCAAACGTGAAAAAAGACAGACGTAAATTTGGCTTACGAAAGAAGAAATCAAACAGCAAATGTGCTACCGTTGAACCACCTCATATCGACCCAAGCAGTTCTCATATG gCCCTTTCTACGTTAACAGCGCCCCCCTCTCCCGGTGGGGGGGCATCTTCCGTCCCCAACTCAGCCGCGTCGCTGCCTATTG CGTTTTTATCCACGTTTCTGGCGTCTACTTTAGTTC cGTGTGCAGCCACAAGGCCCCAATCGCTGCCAGGGGCTGAGGTTCTGAATGCAGCCCCTGCTAGTTTCACAAGCCTCACTCCGGACCATCAGCTGAGAGAAGACTTTACGGTACTCGCTAAGGATCTGGTCACCAATCTGAAGAGCATCGTTGCCACGCTG GTCTGCGAACGTAGTCGTCTCCGAGCAGCCATGGAGTCAGCAGAAAGCACACCAGCGCCAAGTGGCGTGGTGGCTGCACTCAGAACTAATCTGTCCACGGCATTACAGCAGAATTCTG TGTTGCGTACAGAATTACGTTCGCGTCTCTCGCGCATTTACGACGCTTCGGACCTGGCTGAAATATCGTCAATGGGTGCGAATTCTGATCAT AACCAATACAAACACTCGCTAAGCTACAGTTCCTCTTGTGTTTCTGCATCGGAATTCTTTGACGCCGAAGAGTACGACAACGGAGAGGTCAAGGAGAATAATCTTATAAACGCTGATGAG acTGGTGTTATTGAACTGGACGGCGATTCCTCATCAGAGGCGGGTTCACTAAGCAGTGAAGAAGGATCAGCCAGTTCCGATAATAGTGATGCCGcaa tGGTGGCAACAGAACAAATAGGTCCCACAGAGAATGGCGGGGAACAATGGAGCAGAAGACGAGTTCTTCCAGCACCACGACCTACTCCAGGAGGTCCATCCCTCTGGAACCtgttatataagaatattggAAAAGATCTCAGTCAGATATCCATGCCGGTTACTATTAACGAACCGTTAAATATGCTGCAG CGTCTCTGCGAAGAGCTAGAGTACTCGGAACTGCTCGATTCAGCGTCAACATGTGAGGACCCCGTAAATCGAATGGCTTTGGTGGCCGCGTTCGCTGTTAGTTCGTACGCTGCCAGCGCTCACAGGGCAGCGAGCAAGCCTTTTAATCCCCTCCTGGGGGAGACCTACGAATGCGTGCGAGAGGATAAGGGATTCAAGTTTTTGGCTGAACAG GTGTCCCACCATCCGCCTATATCTGCATGTCACGCTGTATCCAGTCGCTGGGTATTCTGGCAAGAGGCGCggataaaaaccaaattttgGGGCAAGTCCATGGAGTTCCAGCCGGCAGGTCGAGTACACCTCGTACTTCTGCCGACTGGAGATCACTACACATGGAATAAG GTAACAACCTGTGTCCACAATCTCTTCGGCGGTCAGCGTTGGGTGGATCAGTATGGAGACATGCTTATCACTTGTCAGGGGTCAGATATTAGCTGCAAACTACATTTTGTTAAG GCAAGTTCGTGGTCAAGTTCGCGTCACGAAGTACGCGGTGCGGTTTACTCGAAGCAAACTTCGCATCTAAGATTGCACGGCCGATGGTCGGAAGCGTTGTATGCTGGGGAACCACCTGCAGCCAGATGTCTGTGGAGACCTG GTGCGATGCCGCCAGACTATGAGTTATACTACGGGTTCACACGGTTCGCGATGGAACTTAACGAAATGGAACCCGGATTGAAAGATATACTGCCTCATACAGATACTAGGTTTAG GCCAGATCAGCGTGCCTTAGAAGAAGGCGACGTGGACGCCGCAGAACAATTCAAGCACGAGTTGGAGCAATCGCAACGGGAGAGACGAAGAGACAGACCTGATCACACGCCTGCCTGGTTCcg CAAATCCACAGAGGGCGGTGAAGAGACGTGGGTGTACGGTGGGGAGTATTGGCGAGCGCAGGCCGACGGCTACATGCAACTGCATACGCCGCGGTTGTGGTGA